In Bacillus sp. FJAT-45037, the following are encoded in one genomic region:
- a CDS encoding bifunctional homocysteine S-methyltransferase/methylenetetrahydrofolate reductase, translating to MSLLKRLQTEILVGDGAMGTLLYDQGINQCFEELNLSDPARIIDAHEQYVRAGATIIQTNTYAANRLKLEKHGLADRVDEINRSAVQLAKKASGSAAFIVGTIGGLRKFGQVDWSKEEARQALNEQVEILLSEEIDGVLLETFFDLEEIIDVIKLTREKSNLPIIANVSLDEIGVMHGGILLQDAFAQMVAAGANVVGTNCRMGPSHMLRSLENVPLQEKAYLSAYPNASLPDYEDGRLVYQTNPDYFETMGEQFILQGVRLLGGCCGTTPEHIKAFANVAKRSQPVVEKLVRKRIKTSTSVREFPRYDLTLPEMVKHRRSVIVELDPPKKLNTERFIKGAKALKEAGVDAVTLADNSLASPRVDNMALAARIKENVRPLVHVTCRDRNLIGLQSHLMGLHTLGINDVLAVTGDPTKVGDFPGATSVYDVTSFQLISLIKQFNEGISFSGQDLGQKANFSVGAACNPNVRHLDKVVKRMEKKITSGADYFMTQPMYSTEQIEAFYHETKHLDTPIYVGIMPLTSSRNAEFLHNEVPGIKLTDSVRQAMANCVDPEAAEKEGLAIARSLIDTASEYFNGIYLITPFLRYQMTGELTTYINKKTTASVGMN from the coding sequence ATGTCACTACTCAAACGACTACAGACAGAGATTTTAGTCGGAGACGGTGCGATGGGAACGCTATTATACGATCAAGGAATCAATCAGTGTTTTGAAGAGTTGAACCTTTCCGATCCAGCTCGAATTATAGATGCTCATGAACAGTACGTTCGTGCTGGGGCTACGATTATACAAACAAATACGTATGCGGCCAATCGATTAAAGCTCGAAAAACATGGGTTAGCAGATCGGGTGGATGAAATCAACCGAAGCGCTGTACAATTAGCAAAAAAAGCAAGTGGAAGTGCAGCTTTTATTGTCGGAACAATCGGAGGGTTGAGAAAGTTTGGTCAGGTCGATTGGTCAAAAGAAGAGGCGAGGCAAGCACTAAACGAACAAGTTGAAATACTATTATCAGAAGAAATCGACGGCGTTCTTTTAGAAACATTTTTTGATCTAGAGGAGATTATTGATGTTATTAAGTTAACGAGAGAAAAATCGAATTTACCGATTATTGCAAATGTATCCTTGGATGAAATTGGGGTTATGCATGGCGGTATTTTATTACAGGACGCGTTCGCGCAAATGGTGGCTGCTGGAGCTAATGTGGTTGGAACGAATTGTCGTATGGGTCCATCTCATATGTTACGATCTCTTGAAAATGTGCCACTTCAAGAAAAAGCGTACTTGTCTGCTTACCCGAATGCTAGTTTACCAGATTACGAGGATGGAAGGCTCGTCTACCAGACCAACCCAGATTATTTTGAAACGATGGGTGAGCAATTTATTCTCCAAGGTGTGAGACTGCTTGGAGGCTGTTGCGGAACAACACCAGAGCATATAAAAGCTTTCGCAAACGTAGCGAAACGAAGTCAACCTGTAGTTGAAAAGCTTGTGAGAAAAAGAATCAAAACATCAACATCTGTAAGGGAGTTTCCCCGCTATGATCTCACTTTACCTGAGATGGTTAAACATAGGCGGTCTGTAATTGTAGAACTTGACCCCCCAAAAAAATTAAATACTGAACGTTTTATTAAAGGGGCTAAAGCATTAAAAGAAGCAGGGGTCGATGCTGTTACACTAGCGGATAATTCATTAGCTTCACCAAGGGTAGATAATATGGCTCTTGCAGCGCGAATAAAAGAGAATGTTCGACCGCTTGTTCATGTTACATGCCGTGATCGAAACTTAATCGGGTTGCAATCACATTTGATGGGGTTACACACTCTTGGCATCAATGATGTACTCGCTGTTACGGGGGACCCGACAAAAGTAGGAGACTTTCCTGGTGCAACCTCAGTTTATGATGTGACGTCTTTTCAATTGATTTCATTAATCAAGCAATTTAACGAAGGGATCTCATTCTCTGGTCAAGACTTAGGTCAAAAAGCCAATTTTTCAGTCGGTGCTGCTTGTAATCCGAATGTTCGTCATCTTGATAAGGTAGTTAAACGGATGGAGAAAAAAATCACAAGTGGTGCAGATTACTTTATGACTCAGCCTATGTACAGTACCGAACAGATCGAAGCATTTTATCATGAAACAAAACACTTAGACACGCCCATTTATGTTGGAATTATGCCATTAACTAGTTCTAGAAACGCAGAATTTCTTCATAATGAGGTACCGGGCATTAAATTAACGGATTCTGTTCGTCAAGCTATGGCAAATTGTGTCGATCCAGAAGCCGCAGAAAAAGAAGGGTTGGCCATTGCAAGATCATTAATTGATACTGCGAGTGAATATTTTAATGGAATTTATTTAATTACCCCGTTCTTACGTTATCAAATGACTGGGGAATTGACGACATACATTAATAAAAAAACAACAGCTTCAGTTGGGATGAACTAA
- the metH gene encoding methionine synthase produces MPKSLLEQQLERRILVLDGAMGTMLQQANLTADDFGGEEYEGCNEYLNVTAPHVVETIHRAYLEAGADIIETNTFGATDLVLDDYDLSERAEELNRVAVEIAKKVAIEFTTSNKPRFVAGAMGPTTKSLSVTGGTTFDTLIQSYHEQARGLLVGGADLLLLETSQDMRNVKAAYVGIERAFDELNVQVPLFVSGTIEPMGTTLAGQTIEAFYLSLEHMKPTVVGLNCATGPEFMRDHIRSLSELSSTYVSCYPNAGLPDEEGHYHESPTSLTKKLMGFAEKGWLNIVGGCCGTTPDHIRAMVEAVQGYEPRQIAEVKAHAVSGIEPLIYDESMRPLFVGERTNVIGSRKFKRLISEGKYEKASEIARAQVKRGAHVVDICLADPDREEIEDMEQFLLHVVNKVKVPLMIDSTDEAVIEKALTYSQGKAIINSINLEDGEERFESIIPLIKRYGAAVVVGTIDEEGMAVTAARKVEVAKRSYDLLVGKYGLKPSDIIFDPLVFPVGTGDAQYIGSAEATVEGIKLIKKELPECLTILGVSNVSFGLPPVGREVLNAVYLYHCTQAGLDYAIVNTEKLERYASIPDSEKELAKRLLFQTTDENLAEFTALYRGKKQESKVETSSLTLEERLAFYVVEGTKEGLNKDLEQALQSYSDPLNIINGPLMNGMDEVGRLFNNNELIVAEVLQSAEVMKASVAYLEPYMEKKADEDGKGKILLATVKGDVHDIGKNLVEIILGNNGFKIVNLGIKVTSNELIEAVKRENPKAIGLSGLLVKSAQQMVLTAQDLRQQNISIPILVGGAALTRKFTDTKIAAEYDGVVLYAKDAMNGLDLANRLIKPNEIEVMKRELAEKRALKSDPKTKQKTAVQVLEKPARSKVATNSQIFVPEDLKEHVLRDYAVSHLEPYVNMQMLLGRHLGIQGKVSRLLEEKDERTLNVKAKVDEVLERVKKEGIIQANGMYRFFPAQSDGDEIIIYDPTNQEQEINRFHFPRQKHEPFLCLADYIRPVESGEMDYVGFLAVTAGSGVRQLAEEAKNNGDYLFSHIIQATALEIAEGFAERVHQQMRDKCGYPDPTDFTMADRFSAKYQGVRVSFGYPACPNLEDQEKLFQLLSPRKIGIELTDGFMMEPEASVTAMVFAHPEGRYFNVLA; encoded by the coding sequence ATGCCAAAATCATTACTTGAACAACAACTAGAGCGAAGAATCCTTGTACTAGATGGTGCAATGGGCACGATGCTTCAGCAAGCAAATCTCACAGCGGACGATTTTGGTGGAGAAGAGTATGAGGGCTGTAATGAGTATTTAAACGTCACGGCACCGCATGTGGTGGAAACGATACACCGTGCATATTTAGAAGCGGGTGCAGATATTATTGAAACAAATACTTTCGGAGCGACAGATCTTGTCTTGGATGATTATGACCTCTCAGAGCGAGCCGAAGAGTTAAACCGTGTTGCTGTTGAAATTGCCAAAAAAGTCGCCATAGAGTTCACAACATCAAACAAACCTAGATTTGTCGCAGGTGCAATGGGTCCAACGACGAAATCCCTTTCTGTGACGGGGGGAACAACTTTTGATACATTAATTCAATCCTATCATGAACAAGCAAGAGGTCTTCTTGTTGGTGGCGCAGACTTATTGCTTCTTGAGACTAGTCAAGATATGAGAAATGTAAAAGCTGCATATGTTGGAATCGAAAGAGCGTTTGATGAGTTGAATGTCCAAGTACCTTTATTTGTATCAGGTACGATTGAGCCTATGGGAACGACACTTGCAGGGCAAACCATTGAGGCTTTCTATCTTTCACTTGAACATATGAAACCGACAGTGGTGGGGCTAAACTGTGCGACGGGACCTGAATTTATGAGAGATCACATTCGATCTTTATCTGAACTTTCTTCTACATACGTTAGCTGTTATCCTAATGCTGGTTTACCAGACGAAGAAGGGCATTATCATGAATCTCCTACTTCGCTCACAAAAAAATTGATGGGTTTTGCAGAAAAAGGCTGGTTAAACATTGTCGGCGGATGCTGCGGGACGACGCCAGACCATATCCGAGCCATGGTTGAAGCGGTACAAGGATATGAGCCTAGGCAAATAGCCGAGGTCAAGGCTCATGCTGTTTCTGGGATTGAACCACTCATTTATGATGAGAGTATGCGCCCATTGTTTGTTGGGGAACGAACAAATGTCATTGGATCTCGGAAATTTAAACGGTTAATATCAGAAGGTAAGTACGAAAAAGCATCTGAAATTGCTCGAGCACAAGTAAAGCGAGGAGCTCATGTAGTTGACATTTGCTTAGCTGACCCTGACCGAGAAGAAATTGAGGACATGGAACAGTTTCTATTGCATGTGGTCAATAAGGTCAAGGTTCCGTTGATGATTGATTCAACTGACGAAGCTGTCATCGAAAAGGCCCTCACCTATTCACAAGGTAAGGCGATCATTAATTCGATTAATTTAGAAGATGGGGAAGAGCGATTTGAAAGTATTATTCCACTAATTAAGCGTTACGGCGCGGCGGTTGTTGTCGGCACCATTGATGAAGAGGGAATGGCAGTGACTGCAGCTCGCAAAGTAGAGGTGGCGAAACGCTCATATGATTTACTCGTTGGAAAATACGGACTAAAACCGAGTGATATTATTTTTGATCCCCTTGTCTTCCCTGTCGGAACGGGAGATGCGCAATACATCGGTTCAGCAGAAGCAACGGTGGAAGGGATTAAGCTTATCAAGAAAGAGCTTCCTGAATGCTTGACGATCTTAGGGGTCAGTAATGTTTCTTTTGGACTTCCACCAGTCGGTCGAGAAGTGTTAAATGCTGTCTATTTATATCACTGTACACAAGCCGGACTCGATTATGCGATCGTGAACACAGAAAAACTAGAACGTTATGCGTCGATCCCAGATTCGGAAAAAGAGTTGGCCAAACGACTCTTGTTTCAAACAACGGATGAAAATCTTGCCGAGTTTACAGCGCTCTATCGCGGAAAAAAACAAGAAAGCAAAGTTGAGACATCATCACTCACCTTAGAGGAACGGTTAGCTTTTTATGTCGTTGAAGGAACAAAAGAAGGACTTAATAAGGATCTAGAACAAGCGTTACAATCATACAGTGATCCTCTGAATATTATTAACGGTCCACTTATGAATGGAATGGACGAAGTTGGGCGGTTATTTAATAACAATGAACTTATTGTCGCAGAAGTGCTTCAAAGTGCTGAAGTAATGAAAGCGTCAGTTGCCTATCTTGAACCATACATGGAGAAAAAAGCAGACGAAGATGGTAAAGGTAAAATTCTTTTAGCTACTGTCAAGGGTGATGTTCACGATATAGGGAAGAATCTAGTTGAGATCATTCTAGGAAATAACGGATTTAAGATCGTGAATTTAGGAATCAAAGTCACATCGAATGAATTAATAGAAGCGGTTAAAAGAGAAAATCCTAAAGCGATTGGCTTATCTGGATTACTTGTGAAATCGGCTCAACAAATGGTTTTAACCGCGCAAGACCTGCGTCAACAAAATATTTCGATCCCAATATTAGTAGGTGGGGCAGCGTTGACAAGAAAATTCACCGATACGAAAATTGCAGCAGAATATGATGGTGTCGTTCTTTACGCAAAGGATGCGATGAATGGGCTTGATCTCGCAAATCGCCTTATTAAACCGAATGAAATTGAAGTAATGAAGCGTGAATTAGCAGAAAAACGAGCGCTGAAGAGTGATCCGAAAACAAAGCAGAAAACAGCTGTCCAAGTACTAGAAAAACCTGCACGTTCGAAGGTAGCTACAAACAGTCAGATCTTTGTACCAGAAGATTTAAAGGAGCATGTATTACGTGATTATGCGGTGTCACACCTTGAGCCTTATGTTAATATGCAGATGCTGCTTGGGAGACATTTGGGCATCCAAGGGAAAGTGAGTCGTTTACTAGAGGAGAAAGATGAACGGACTCTAAACGTGAAAGCAAAAGTTGATGAAGTGTTAGAGCGTGTAAAAAAAGAAGGGATTATTCAAGCGAATGGGATGTATCGATTCTTTCCTGCTCAATCAGATGGGGACGAGATTATTATTTATGATCCAACAAATCAAGAACAAGAAATAAATCGTTTCCACTTTCCGAGGCAAAAGCACGAGCCATTTTTATGTTTAGCAGACTATATCCGCCCTGTAGAAAGTGGGGAAATGGACTATGTAGGATTCTTAGCTGTAACAGCAGGTAGTGGTGTGCGTCAACTGGCCGAAGAAGCGAAAAATAACGGCGATTATTTGTTTAGTCATATCATTCAAGCAACAGCTTTAGAGATTGCAGAAGGGTTTGCTGAAAGAGTTCATCAGCAGATGAGAGATAAATGCGGGTACCCTGATCCGACAGATTTTACAATGGCTGATCGTTTTTCAGCTAAATATCAGGGGGTACGTGTCTCGTTTGGTTACCCTGCTTGCCCAAATCTTGAAGACCAGGAGAAGCTATTTCAGTTACTGTCTCCTAGAAAGATAGGAATTGAATTGACAGACGGTTTCATGATGGAACCAGAAGCTTCTGTAACAGCAATGGTTTTTGCTCATCCTGAAGGACGTTATTTTAATGTATTAGCTTAA
- a CDS encoding cell wall hydrolase produces the protein MKSHLFICKMTLTLVIACIMATTLISTPAQAFTDQIIQQGATGDDVVELQSRLQYIGFYNGKIDGVYGWSTYWAVRNYQYEFGIDIDGLVGPEMKDKLAKSTDYNEEFVQKALNEGRKFTHYGGTPKTIQKGPKGSKSGKSGKGHQVPPAAEGKKASDPQAPAAEPQAPTEGTEPPAEGGGVDQQPVPTPEGAPLPEEAPEEEPVPYEEVPEDQDNDANIEKANNVPPGYSDNDLQLMAQAVYGEARGEPFVGQVAVAAVIINRINSPTFPNTASDVIFEPRAFTAVADGQIWMEPDETSRRAVLDALNGQDPSGNATYYFNPDTATSGWIWSRPQIKKIGKHIFCH, from the coding sequence ATGAAGAGTCATCTGTTCATATGTAAAATGACGCTAACACTTGTCATCGCGTGTATCATGGCGACAACACTTATTTCCACACCAGCTCAAGCCTTCACTGATCAAATCATTCAGCAAGGAGCTACAGGAGATGATGTTGTTGAACTCCAATCCCGTTTGCAGTATATCGGGTTTTATAATGGGAAGATTGATGGGGTATATGGATGGAGCACGTACTGGGCTGTCCGAAACTATCAATATGAATTTGGGATAGATATTGATGGTCTAGTTGGTCCTGAGATGAAGGACAAGTTAGCTAAATCAACAGATTACAATGAGGAATTTGTACAAAAAGCCTTGAATGAGGGACGGAAATTTACTCATTACGGCGGGACACCAAAAACGATTCAAAAAGGCCCGAAAGGTAGTAAAAGTGGCAAGTCAGGTAAAGGGCATCAGGTACCCCCAGCGGCAGAAGGTAAAAAGGCATCAGACCCACAAGCGCCTGCAGCAGAGCCGCAAGCACCAACAGAGGGTACCGAGCCACCTGCAGAAGGTGGTGGTGTAGACCAACAACCTGTACCAACACCAGAGGGAGCACCATTACCAGAAGAAGCCCCTGAAGAAGAGCCTGTACCTTATGAAGAAGTACCAGAAGACCAAGATAATGATGCAAATATTGAAAAAGCAAATAATGTACCACCAGGATATTCAGATAATGACTTACAATTAATGGCGCAAGCCGTATATGGAGAAGCTCGTGGAGAGCCTTTTGTCGGTCAAGTAGCTGTAGCAGCTGTGATTATTAATCGGATCAATAGTCCGACATTCCCTAACACAGCCTCAGATGTCATTTTCGAACCGAGAGCATTTACAGCTGTAGCAGATGGACAGATCTGGATGGAGCCAGATGAGACCTCAAGACGCGCGGTTTTAGATGCATTAAATGGACAAGACCCATCAGGTAATGCCACGTATTATTTTAATCCCGATACCGCAACATCAGGATGGATTTGGTCTCGACCTCAAATTAAAAAAATCGGTAAACATATTTTCTGTCACTAA
- the ypeB gene encoding germination protein YpeB → MVRNIIIGLLGVAVIALGFWGFQEKDEKQILALNAENNYQRAFHDLVFHIDQIEDEIGTTLAMNTQRQLTPALAEVWRITSLAQSEIAQLPLSSLQLGETEEFLYKIGKFSYQTSIRDLDSQPLTEKEYGILETLYERSHNIREELREAQAYILKNDQKWLDLDKEMQAATSEEPPDNLVVNNLEVMNKNIEGYSEVEWGAGLTSIEDLNGELKKALSGQKKISKEEAEEVARQYLDLNDQAAVHVADTGKGLVYPAYTIVVDDPDHETHYYMDMSVEGGHPIWFLQERQINEQNISLNDASDIAEKFLNENGIDNMQLVDSKQYDSIGMFQFVYLQDNVRVYTDSVMVEVALDDGSVISYEAKDYLIHHKERDIDQPKITIDEALERVHPKVEVMEDHLGLIENELGDEVLCYEFFGTINEDTFRIFINASDGEEEKVDRLEKAERVYDFS, encoded by the coding sequence ATGGTGCGTAATATTATTATTGGTTTATTAGGAGTAGCTGTCATCGCCTTAGGTTTTTGGGGATTTCAGGAAAAGGATGAAAAACAAATATTAGCTTTAAATGCTGAGAATAACTATCAAAGAGCCTTCCATGACTTAGTCTTTCATATTGATCAAATTGAGGATGAGATTGGAACAACTCTTGCTATGAATACGCAACGTCAGTTAACACCAGCACTAGCTGAAGTATGGAGGATTACGAGTCTTGCTCAATCTGAAATAGCGCAACTACCACTTAGTTCACTTCAGTTAGGAGAAACAGAAGAATTTCTTTATAAGATTGGCAAGTTTTCGTATCAAACATCGATTCGAGATCTCGATAGTCAACCTCTAACAGAGAAAGAATATGGGATTCTAGAAACATTGTATGAACGTTCTCATAATATTCGCGAAGAATTACGTGAGGCGCAAGCGTATATTTTAAAAAACGATCAGAAGTGGTTAGATCTTGATAAAGAAATGCAAGCAGCTACAAGCGAAGAACCACCTGATAATCTTGTTGTGAACAATTTAGAAGTGATGAACAAAAATATTGAAGGCTACAGTGAAGTAGAGTGGGGGGCAGGTCTTACTTCAATTGAAGATTTAAACGGAGAATTAAAAAAAGCGCTATCCGGGCAAAAGAAAATCTCTAAAGAAGAAGCAGAAGAAGTGGCCCGTCAATACTTAGATTTAAATGATCAAGCAGCGGTACATGTGGCTGATACAGGAAAAGGATTAGTATATCCTGCTTATACTATAGTCGTCGATGACCCAGACCACGAAACTCACTATTATATGGACATGAGCGTAGAGGGTGGGCATCCGATTTGGTTCCTTCAAGAACGCCAAATTAATGAACAGAACATCAGCTTAAATGACGCATCAGACATTGCTGAAAAGTTTCTCAATGAAAATGGGATAGACAACATGCAACTAGTCGATAGTAAGCAATATGATTCAATCGGGATGTTCCAATTTGTTTATCTGCAAGACAATGTGCGTGTATACACTGATTCTGTGATGGTTGAGGTAGCACTAGATGATGGTAGTGTAATTAGTTATGAAGCTAAAGATTATCTGATCCACCATAAAGAACGTGATATCGATCAGCCGAAAATTACGATAGATGAGGCTTTAGAACGTGTTCATCCAAAAGTGGAAGTGATGGAAGATCATTTAGGTCTTATTGAAAATGAATTAGGTGACGAGGTTTTGTGTTACGAATTTTTCGGAACGATCAACGAAGACACCTTTAGAATTTTCATAAATGCAAGTGATGGTGAGGAAGAAAAAGTTGACCGTTTAGAAAAAGCGGAACGCGTGTATGATTTCTCATAA
- a CDS encoding flagellar brake protein has product MIEIGTTIQLELEDESNKEKTTKLRCRLVDIVNDTYIIDYPINLETRKPSFLLDGTKMKASFISSQDVVYEFNTEVLGRQKHTIPVLLIQDPGKENYYRIQRRNYVRVEATNDVAVHPVDEEYEPFNTVSIDISGGGCAILLPKEKAIPDNGEVDVTMVLPRQKGEQQYVKARCKIVRTYQPRPEAKMRASLQFIGLEQKDQDKIVRFCFERQLVLRRKNRG; this is encoded by the coding sequence ATGATCGAAATAGGCACAACGATTCAATTGGAACTAGAAGATGAGAGCAATAAAGAAAAAACAACCAAGTTACGCTGTCGTTTAGTTGATATAGTGAACGATACGTATATTATTGACTATCCAATCAACTTAGAAACACGGAAGCCAAGCTTTCTTTTAGATGGAACAAAAATGAAAGCGTCTTTTATTTCCAGTCAAGATGTTGTCTATGAATTTAATACCGAGGTGTTGGGAAGACAGAAGCATACCATTCCAGTTCTGCTTATTCAAGACCCAGGTAAAGAAAACTATTATAGAATTCAAAGGCGTAATTATGTTCGAGTAGAAGCAACCAACGATGTTGCTGTCCACCCAGTTGATGAAGAATACGAACCATTTAATACGGTATCAATTGATATAAGTGGTGGGGGATGTGCGATCCTTCTTCCTAAAGAAAAAGCCATTCCTGACAATGGGGAAGTGGACGTAACGATGGTTTTACCTAGGCAAAAAGGAGAGCAACAGTATGTGAAAGCCCGCTGTAAAATCGTTAGGACATATCAACCTAGACCAGAAGCCAAAATGAGAGCATCCCTTCAGTTTATTGGTCTAGAACAGAAAGATCAAGATAAAATCGTGCGTTTTTGTTTTGAACGACAACTCGTGTTAAGACGAAAAAATAGAGGCTAA
- the cmk gene encoding (d)CMP kinase, with protein sequence MNNVINIAIDGPAGAGKSTVAKLVAEQLDFLYIDTGAMYRALTYYALQKKINLEDENPLFALLTDIRIDLKSTEHHAQVFVNQADVTEEIRTDEVNKHVSLVSSHPSIRIEMVERQRNLAKGTNAVLDGRDIGTYVLPEAKVKVFLTASVEERAKRRHDEQVNKGYPSNLEELKKDIARRDQLDSTRDFAPLKQADDAVEIDSTSKSIPEVVQVIIDLVKERAS encoded by the coding sequence ATGAATAACGTAATCAATATTGCTATCGATGGTCCAGCTGGAGCAGGAAAAAGTACGGTTGCAAAATTAGTAGCAGAGCAATTAGATTTCCTTTACATTGACACAGGAGCTATGTATCGTGCACTGACTTATTATGCGTTACAAAAGAAAATCAACCTTGAAGATGAGAACCCTTTGTTTGCGCTTCTTACTGATATTCGAATTGATTTAAAGTCTACTGAGCATCATGCGCAAGTATTTGTGAATCAGGCTGATGTGACAGAAGAAATTCGCACGGACGAAGTAAATAAACATGTATCACTTGTTTCAAGTCATCCATCCATCCGAATTGAAATGGTTGAGCGTCAGAGAAATCTCGCTAAGGGAACAAATGCAGTGCTAGATGGACGTGATATTGGCACGTATGTTTTACCTGAAGCGAAGGTGAAAGTGTTCTTAACAGCTTCTGTCGAAGAACGCGCGAAAAGAAGACATGATGAACAAGTAAACAAAGGATACCCATCAAACCTTGAAGAGTTAAAGAAGGATATAGCTCGTCGAGATCAATTAGATTCGACGCGTGACTTTGCTCCATTGAAGCAAGCAGATGACGCGGTTGAGATTGACTCAACTTCTAAGTCAATTCCGGAAGTTGTTCAGGTGATTATTGACTTAGTGAAGGAGCGTGCGTCTTAA
- a CDS encoding lysophospholipid acyltransferase family protein — MGLYQIGQKISRMYLSTKFKVEIIGEENIPKEGGVLLCSNHISNFDPPLLGAYITRPIHYMAKQELFEKPVLKKLLPRLGAFPVKRGMGDKQALRKGINYLKDGQMLGLFPEGTRSRDGKLGKGLAGAGFFALRSDATVIPCAIIGTYKRGDTLKLVYGKPIHFEDHRTERVSADVATQVIMDEIGKLIEAHKTI, encoded by the coding sequence ATGGGCTTGTATCAAATAGGTCAGAAAATTTCTAGAATGTATCTTTCAACAAAATTTAAAGTTGAGATTATTGGCGAAGAAAATATCCCTAAAGAAGGTGGGGTTCTTTTATGTTCTAATCATATTAGTAATTTTGACCCACCCCTTTTAGGAGCATACATCACGCGCCCTATTCATTATATGGCAAAACAAGAACTGTTTGAAAAGCCTGTTCTAAAAAAATTATTGCCTAGACTTGGGGCATTCCCTGTTAAAAGAGGGATGGGGGATAAACAAGCATTGCGCAAAGGAATAAACTACCTTAAGGATGGTCAGATGCTAGGGCTCTTTCCTGAAGGGACAAGAAGTCGTGATGGCAAACTAGGTAAAGGACTTGCGGGTGCGGGTTTCTTCGCACTTCGTTCTGACGCAACGGTTATACCATGCGCTATTATTGGTACGTATAAACGAGGAGATACTCTTAAACTCGTTTACGGAAAGCCGATTCATTTTGAAGACCATAGAACTGAGAGAGTGTCGGCAGATGTGGCAACTCAAGTCATTATGGACGAAATTGGAAAATTGATTGAAGCACACAAAACGATTTAA
- the rpsA gene encoding 30S ribosomal protein S1 produces the protein MGEEMNNELAEMKSLAVGDVIKGKVTKVEDKQAMVDIGYKIDGIIPISELSSLHVEKVSDVVSVDDELEMKILKLEDDELILSKRAVQAEKAWSELRQYQEAGEVITAKVAEVVKGGLVVDLGVRGFIPASLVERHFVEDFSDYKGRELRLKVEEIDEENNKLILSQRAVLDKEVQTKKKSILESLHQGDIVEGTVQRITTFGAFVDVGGVDGLVHISQLAHHRVETPSDVVTEGDQVKVKILSVDADSERISLSIKETLPGPWEEVAGKIKTGDVVEGTVRRLVSFGAFVEVAPGVEGLVHISQIANRHIGTPSEVLTEGETVEAKVLDVNANEKRISLSIRELLKEETNEAEYAAYSAQKEEEPRGFSLGDMIGDQLKKYK, from the coding sequence ATGGGAGAAGAAATGAACAATGAATTAGCAGAAATGAAATCATTAGCTGTAGGAGATGTCATTAAAGGTAAGGTGACAAAAGTAGAAGATAAGCAAGCGATGGTCGATATTGGATACAAGATAGACGGTATCATTCCTATTAGTGAACTCTCTAGCCTGCATGTAGAAAAAGTTAGTGATGTGGTTTCTGTCGATGATGAATTGGAAATGAAAATTCTTAAACTAGAAGACGATGAGCTTATTCTTTCAAAACGTGCTGTACAAGCGGAAAAGGCTTGGAGTGAATTACGTCAGTATCAAGAAGCTGGCGAAGTCATCACCGCGAAAGTCGCTGAAGTAGTGAAAGGCGGGTTAGTGGTAGACCTTGGGGTGAGAGGATTTATTCCAGCCTCTTTAGTGGAGCGTCACTTTGTAGAGGACTTCTCTGATTATAAAGGTCGTGAACTTCGCTTGAAAGTAGAAGAAATAGACGAAGAAAACAATAAATTAATTTTATCTCAGCGAGCGGTTCTAGATAAAGAAGTGCAAACAAAAAAGAAATCAATTCTTGAATCGCTGCATCAAGGCGATATTGTTGAAGGGACAGTTCAACGAATAACAACGTTCGGAGCTTTTGTAGATGTCGGTGGCGTTGACGGGTTGGTTCACATTTCACAACTAGCGCATCATCGTGTAGAAACACCTTCAGACGTTGTAACAGAAGGTGATCAAGTGAAGGTGAAAATCCTTTCTGTTGATGCAGATAGTGAGCGAATTTCATTATCTATTAAGGAGACATTACCTGGTCCTTGGGAAGAAGTTGCTGGTAAGATCAAAACAGGAGATGTTGTCGAAGGGACGGTTAGACGCTTAGTTTCATTTGGAGCCTTTGTTGAAGTAGCACCTGGTGTCGAGGGTCTTGTCCACATCTCTCAGATCGCTAACCGTCATATCGGAACCCCATCTGAAGTGTTGACAGAAGGCGAGACAGTAGAAGCGAAGGTTTTAGATGTTAATGCAAATGAAAAACGTATTTCTTTAAGCATTCGTGAACTACTAAAGGAAGAAACCAATGAAGCTGAATACGCTGCGTATTCAGCGCAAAAAGAAGAAGAGCCTAGAGGCTTTTCATTAGGCGACATGATCGGTGATCAACTAAAAAAATATAAATAA